In the Bradyrhizobium guangzhouense genome, one interval contains:
- a CDS encoding phosphoglycerate kinase: MTNKFRTLDDVDVKGKRVLLRVDLNVPMDNGRVTDTTRLERVAPTINEIADKGGKVILLAHFGRPKGRDPKESLKPVAEALSKVVNKPVAFADDCIGEPAAKAVAALKDGDILCLENTRFHKEEEKNDPAFVAELAKLGDIWVSDAFSAAHRAHASTEGLGHKLPAYAGRTMQAELDALEKALGSPTKPVIAIIGGAKVSTKIDLLENLVTKVDALVIGGGMANTFLHAQGVAVGKSLAEKDLAATALRIMEKAEAANCAIILPVDATVAYHFAANAPSHAYGLDAIPADGMILDVGPQSIARVHAAIDDAATLVWNGPLGAFEMQPFDRGTVAAAKHAAERTKAKKLVSIAGGGDTVAALNQAHVADQFTYVSTAGGAFLEWMEGKPLPGVEVLRIK; this comes from the coding sequence ATGACCAACAAATTCCGCACCCTCGACGACGTCGACGTGAAGGGCAAGCGCGTGCTGCTGCGCGTCGATCTCAACGTGCCCATGGACAATGGCCGCGTCACCGACACGACCCGGCTCGAGCGCGTCGCGCCGACCATCAATGAAATCGCCGACAAGGGCGGCAAGGTCATCCTGCTCGCGCATTTCGGCCGGCCGAAGGGACGCGACCCCAAGGAATCGCTGAAGCCCGTCGCGGAAGCGCTGTCGAAGGTCGTGAACAAGCCTGTCGCCTTCGCCGACGACTGCATCGGCGAGCCTGCGGCGAAAGCCGTGGCGGCCTTGAAGGACGGCGACATTCTCTGCCTGGAAAACACCCGCTTCCACAAGGAGGAAGAGAAGAACGATCCCGCCTTCGTCGCGGAGCTGGCAAAGCTCGGCGACATCTGGGTCAGCGACGCCTTCTCGGCGGCGCACCGTGCCCACGCTTCGACCGAGGGCCTCGGCCACAAGTTGCCGGCCTATGCCGGCCGCACCATGCAGGCCGAGCTCGATGCGCTGGAGAAGGCGCTGGGCTCGCCGACCAAGCCCGTCATCGCCATCATCGGCGGCGCGAAAGTCTCGACCAAGATCGACCTGCTGGAAAACCTCGTCACCAAGGTCGATGCGCTCGTGATCGGCGGCGGCATGGCCAACACCTTCCTGCACGCCCAGGGCGTCGCGGTCGGCAAGTCGCTGGCCGAGAAGGATCTCGCAGCCACCGCGCTGCGCATCATGGAGAAGGCGGAAGCCGCCAACTGCGCCATCATCCTGCCCGTCGATGCCACCGTCGCCTATCATTTCGCGGCCAATGCGCCCTCGCACGCCTACGGGCTCGATGCGATCCCGGCCGACGGCATGATCCTCGACGTCGGCCCGCAGTCGATTGCGCGCGTCCACGCCGCGATCGACGACGCGGCGACGCTGGTCTGGAACGGACCGCTCGGGGCCTTCGAGATGCAGCCGTTCGACCGCGGCACCGTCGCGGCCGCCAAGCACGCGGCCGAGCGTACCAAGGCCAAGAAGCTGGTCTCGATCGCGGGCGGCGGCGATACGGTTGCGGCCCTCAACCAGGCCCATGTGGCCGATCAGTTCACCTATGTCTCGACCGCCGGCGGCGCATTTCTTGAATGGATGGAAGGCAAGCCGCTGCCCGGCGTCGAAGTGCTTCGCATCAAGTAA
- a CDS encoding thiamine phosphate synthase, whose product MSNKSPPPRPAPRLYLATPDVDDPTSLLAALPDLLTAVDVAAVLVRLKETDQRAMISRIKALAPVVQNAGAALLVDGHPEIVARGGADGAHLANVAALEDALPSLKPDRIAGVGGLETRHESMSAGEMGADYVLFGEPDAKGQRPQAQAIAERLDWWAELFEPPCVGFATSIEEAYDFAASGADFVLVGDFIWADPRGPKAALIEADAAIKKAFTATAASQG is encoded by the coding sequence TTGTCGAACAAATCGCCTCCGCCGCGCCCGGCGCCGCGTCTCTATCTCGCGACGCCCGACGTCGATGATCCCACGTCGCTCCTCGCGGCACTGCCTGATCTGCTCACGGCCGTCGATGTCGCGGCCGTGCTGGTGCGGTTGAAGGAGACCGACCAGCGCGCCATGATCTCGCGGATCAAGGCGCTCGCCCCGGTGGTGCAGAACGCCGGCGCAGCCCTGCTCGTCGATGGCCACCCCGAAATCGTCGCGCGCGGCGGCGCCGACGGCGCGCATCTCGCAAATGTCGCGGCGCTGGAAGATGCCCTGCCGTCGCTCAAGCCAGACCGTATCGCCGGCGTCGGCGGACTCGAAACGCGCCACGAATCCATGAGCGCGGGCGAGATGGGCGCGGATTACGTGCTGTTCGGCGAGCCCGACGCGAAAGGCCAGCGTCCCCAGGCGCAGGCGATCGCCGAGCGGCTGGACTGGTGGGCCGAGCTGTTCGAGCCGCCCTGTGTCGGCTTCGCCACCTCGATCGAAGAGGCCTACGACTTCGCCGCCAGCGGCGCCGATTTCGTGCTGGTCGGCGATTTCATCTGGGCTGACCCGCGCGGGCCCAAGGCCGCGCTGATCGAGGCCGACGCCGCGATCAAGAAGGCCTTCACGGCGACTGCCGCGAGCCAGGGCTAG
- the fba gene encoding class II fructose-bisphosphate aldolase (catalyzes the reversible aldol condensation of dihydroxyacetonephosphate and glyceraldehyde 3-phosphate in the Calvin cycle, glycolysis, and/or gluconeogenesis), with the protein MARITLRQLLDHAAENDYGVPAFNINNMEQALAIMDAANQVDAPVIIQASRGARSYANDVMLKHMMDAVTEIYPHIPVCVHLDHGNEAATCMTAIQAGFTSVMMDGSLKADGKTPGDWTYNVGVTKTVTDMAHLGGISVEGELGVLGSLETGMGDKEDGHGAEGKLSHDQLLTNPDEAVKFVQETKVDALAIAMGTSHGAYKFTRKPDGDILAMNVIEEIHRKLPNTHLVMHGSSSVPQDLQDIINAYGGKMKPTWGVPVAEIQRGIKNGVRKINIDTDNRMAMTGQIRKVLKDNPEEFDPRKYLKPAMEAMTKLCKQRLQEFNTAGQASKFKKILTPADMAKRYAKGELDPRVA; encoded by the coding sequence ATGGCTCGGATCACGTTGCGTCAATTGCTCGACCATGCGGCTGAGAACGATTACGGCGTACCGGCCTTCAACATCAACAACATGGAGCAGGCGCTGGCGATCATGGACGCGGCCAACCAGGTCGACGCGCCGGTCATCATCCAGGCCTCGCGCGGCGCGCGCTCCTACGCCAACGACGTCATGCTCAAGCACATGATGGACGCGGTGACCGAGATCTACCCGCACATCCCGGTCTGCGTGCATCTCGACCACGGCAACGAGGCCGCGACCTGCATGACCGCGATCCAGGCCGGCTTCACCTCGGTGATGATGGACGGCTCGCTCAAGGCCGACGGCAAGACGCCGGGCGACTGGACCTACAATGTCGGCGTCACCAAGACCGTGACCGACATGGCCCATCTCGGCGGCATCTCGGTCGAGGGCGAGCTCGGAGTGCTCGGCTCGCTCGAAACAGGCATGGGCGACAAGGAAGACGGCCACGGCGCCGAAGGCAAGCTCAGCCACGACCAGCTCCTGACCAATCCGGACGAGGCCGTGAAGTTCGTGCAGGAGACCAAGGTCGACGCGCTCGCGATCGCGATGGGGACCTCGCACGGCGCCTACAAATTCACCCGCAAGCCCGACGGCGACATCCTCGCCATGAACGTGATCGAGGAGATCCACCGCAAGCTGCCGAACACGCATCTGGTCATGCACGGCTCCTCCTCGGTGCCGCAGGACCTGCAGGACATCATCAACGCCTATGGCGGCAAGATGAAGCCGACCTGGGGCGTGCCGGTCGCCGAGATCCAGCGCGGCATCAAGAACGGCGTGCGCAAGATCAACATCGACACCGACAACCGCATGGCCATGACCGGCCAGATCCGGAAAGTGCTCAAGGACAATCCGGAAGAGTTCGATCCGCGCAAATATTTGAAGCCGGCCATGGAAGCCATGACCAAGCTGTGCAAGCAGCGGCTGCAGGAGTTCAACACCGCAGGGCAAGCCTCCAAGTTCAAGAAGATCCTGACCCCCGCCGACATGGCCAAGCGCTACGCGAAGGGCGAGCTGGATCCCCGCGTCGCGTAA
- a CDS encoding class I fructose-bisphosphate aldolase — MNLTELNRVATAMVAPGKGILAADESSGTIKKRFDAIGVESTESNRRDYREMLFRSREAMSRYISGVILYDETIWQDAKDGTPLVKLIETSGAIPGIKVDEGTQALPMCPGETITVGLDKLADRLKKYYERGARFAKWRAVIDIGSGIPSMTAISVNAHALARYAALCQAAQIVPIVEPEVLMDGDHDIDRCYEVTSRVLNKTFQELRVQRVALEGIVLKPNMAISGKKCPSQASVAEVAEKTIRLLKACVPAAVPGIAFLSGGQSDEEATAHLNAMHQLGPLPWGLTFSYGRALQAAPQKAWSGRPENVTAGQNAFSHRARMNGLASKGEWQSSLEKKAA, encoded by the coding sequence ATGAATCTGACTGAGCTGAACAGGGTCGCGACCGCCATGGTCGCACCAGGCAAGGGCATCCTTGCCGCCGACGAATCCTCCGGCACCATCAAGAAGCGGTTCGACGCGATCGGCGTGGAATCGACGGAAAGCAACCGCCGCGACTATCGCGAGATGCTGTTCCGCTCCAGGGAGGCCATGAGCCGGTATATCTCCGGTGTGATCCTCTATGACGAGACGATCTGGCAGGATGCCAAGGACGGCACGCCGCTGGTGAAGCTGATCGAGACTAGCGGCGCCATTCCCGGCATCAAGGTCGACGAAGGCACGCAAGCCCTGCCGATGTGCCCGGGTGAAACGATCACCGTCGGCCTCGACAAGCTCGCCGATCGGCTGAAGAAGTACTACGAGCGCGGCGCGCGCTTCGCCAAATGGCGCGCGGTGATCGACATCGGCAGCGGCATCCCCTCGATGACCGCGATCAGCGTCAATGCGCATGCGCTGGCGCGCTACGCCGCGCTGTGCCAGGCCGCGCAGATCGTGCCGATCGTCGAGCCCGAGGTCCTGATGGACGGCGACCACGACATCGACCGCTGCTACGAGGTGACGAGCCGCGTGCTCAACAAGACGTTCCAGGAATTGCGGGTGCAGCGCGTCGCGCTCGAAGGCATTGTGCTGAAACCGAACATGGCGATCTCAGGCAAGAAGTGCCCAAGCCAGGCTTCCGTCGCGGAGGTCGCCGAGAAGACCATCCGCCTGCTGAAAGCCTGCGTGCCCGCAGCCGTCCCCGGCATCGCCTTCCTCTCCGGCGGCCAGTCTGACGAAGAGGCGACCGCGCATCTCAACGCCATGCACCAGCTCGGTCCGCTCCCCTGGGGCCTGACCTTCTCCTACGGCCGCGCACTGCAGGCCGCGCCGCAGAAGGCCTGGTCGGGCAGGCCTGAGAATGTTACGGCCGGACAAAACGCATTCAGTCATCGCGCCCGCATGAACGGCCTCGCCTCCAAGGGCGAATGGCAAAGCAGCCTGGAAAAGAAGGCAGCCTAG